The Aggregicoccus sp. 17bor-14 genome includes a region encoding these proteins:
- a CDS encoding gamma-glutamylcyclotransferase, with protein MDSHYDQVMKAREGASAQGMRLYFAYSTVLDRAAFLEWRDQHSYGFFDLPEGKLAEAVDLDLVYDFPSRWWGGRVAGLTDVPGKSVFGRVFEISAKDWPIIQHKEGAVTGMCIEREVRVRVDGKELTATAFTTQPRRATLDGPISPRFVQALVRGAESAGLPAAYIERLKRGEG; from the coding sequence ATGGACTCGCACTACGATCAGGTGATGAAGGCCCGCGAGGGCGCCTCGGCGCAGGGCATGCGCCTGTACTTCGCGTACTCCACCGTGCTGGACCGCGCGGCCTTCCTCGAGTGGAGGGATCAGCACAGCTACGGCTTCTTCGACCTTCCCGAGGGGAAGCTCGCAGAGGCGGTGGACCTCGACCTCGTCTACGACTTCCCCTCGCGCTGGTGGGGCGGGCGCGTGGCCGGGCTCACGGATGTGCCGGGCAAGAGCGTGTTCGGGCGGGTGTTCGAGATCTCCGCCAAGGACTGGCCCATCATCCAGCACAAGGAGGGGGCCGTGACCGGCATGTGCATCGAGCGCGAGGTGCGCGTGCGCGTGGACGGCAAGGAACTCACCGCGACCGCGTTCACGACGCAGCCGCGGCGGGCCACGCTCGACGGTCCGATCAGCCCTCGCTTCGTGCAGGCGCTCGTGCGCGGGGCGGAGAGTGCGGGGCTGCCCGCGGCGTACATCGAGCGGCTGAAGCGCGGCGAGGGGTAA
- the glgB gene encoding 1,4-alpha-glucan branching protein GlgB → MRSPSDRAHVDAELQRLVELRHSEPHHVLGIHPDGSGVVVRAFRPDAVSIHVLPSFGGRIPMQHRLGGVFEARLNNREGTFDYSLEVEYPGKRVFTLKDPYSFLPTLGEMDLYFAGEGRHERLWERMGAHLTHHHGVGGVSFAVWAPTAAGVSVVGDFNGWDGRLHAMRRMGASGIWELFIPEVGEGARYKFEIRPGQGGSRILKSDPFAFRTEVPPQTASVVHDLRRFAWTDDAWLQKRNEGNPTHKAWSVYEVHLGSWRRVVEDGDRPMTYRELAPALAEYVKYMGFTHVEFLPLSEHPFGGSWGYQVGNYYAPSARFGHPDDLRFLIDHLHANGIGVIVDWVPGHFPRDAHALGQFDGTALYEHADPRQGSQPDWGTLVFNFGRNEVRNFLIANALFWLDEYHVDGLRVDAVASMLYLDYSRRAGEWVPNRWGGRENEEAIAFLRELNDTVRRTHPGVVVIAEESTAWPKVSAPVSEGGLGFHFKWNMGWMHDTLTYFHKEPIYRKHHHGQLTFGLLYAFSEQFMLPLSHDEVVHGKGSLYGKMPGDPWQKRANLRSLFAWMWAHPGKKLLFMGGEFGQPAEWNHDRSLDWHLTDDPGHRGIMNLVRDLNRVYQAMPALHDADGEPVGFQWLQPDAADVNVLAFVRRSRTPGRHVVCVANLAPVPRERYRVGFPRVGTYVELLNSDAELYGGSGMGNMGQVHTEARAWDGQEASAEITLPPLSVLYFTPG, encoded by the coding sequence GTGAGGTCCCCGAGCGATCGCGCCCACGTGGACGCCGAGCTTCAGCGTCTGGTGGAGCTGCGCCACTCCGAGCCGCACCACGTCCTGGGCATCCACCCGGACGGCAGCGGCGTGGTGGTGCGCGCCTTCCGCCCGGACGCGGTGAGCATCCACGTGCTGCCCTCCTTCGGAGGCCGCATCCCCATGCAGCACCGGCTGGGCGGCGTGTTCGAGGCGCGCCTGAACAACCGCGAGGGCACCTTCGACTACTCGCTCGAGGTCGAGTACCCGGGCAAGCGCGTCTTCACCCTCAAGGACCCCTACAGCTTCCTGCCCACGCTCGGCGAGATGGACCTGTACTTCGCAGGCGAGGGCCGCCACGAGCGGCTCTGGGAGCGGATGGGCGCGCACCTCACGCACCACCACGGCGTGGGCGGCGTGTCCTTCGCGGTGTGGGCCCCCACGGCCGCGGGCGTGTCCGTCGTCGGCGACTTCAACGGCTGGGACGGCCGGCTGCACGCGATGCGGCGCATGGGCGCCTCGGGCATCTGGGAGCTGTTCATCCCCGAGGTCGGCGAGGGCGCGCGCTACAAGTTCGAGATCCGCCCGGGTCAGGGCGGCAGCCGCATCCTGAAGAGCGACCCCTTCGCGTTCCGCACCGAGGTGCCGCCGCAGACGGCCTCGGTGGTGCACGACCTGCGGCGCTTCGCGTGGACGGACGACGCGTGGCTGCAGAAGCGCAACGAGGGCAACCCCACCCACAAGGCGTGGAGCGTGTACGAGGTGCACCTCGGCAGCTGGCGCCGCGTGGTGGAGGACGGCGACAGGCCCATGACCTACCGCGAGCTCGCCCCCGCGCTCGCCGAGTACGTGAAGTACATGGGCTTCACGCACGTGGAGTTCCTACCGCTCTCGGAGCACCCCTTCGGCGGCTCCTGGGGCTACCAGGTGGGCAACTACTACGCGCCGAGCGCCCGCTTCGGGCACCCGGACGACCTGCGCTTCCTCATCGACCACCTGCACGCCAACGGCATCGGGGTGATCGTGGACTGGGTGCCGGGCCACTTCCCGCGCGATGCGCACGCGCTCGGGCAGTTCGACGGCACGGCGCTCTACGAGCACGCGGACCCGCGCCAGGGCTCGCAGCCCGACTGGGGCACGCTGGTCTTCAACTTCGGCCGCAACGAGGTGCGCAACTTCCTCATCGCCAACGCCCTGTTCTGGCTGGACGAGTACCACGTGGACGGCCTGCGCGTGGACGCGGTGGCCTCGATGCTCTACCTCGACTACAGCCGGCGCGCGGGCGAGTGGGTGCCCAACCGCTGGGGTGGGCGCGAGAACGAGGAGGCCATCGCCTTCCTGCGCGAGCTCAACGACACCGTGCGCCGCACGCACCCGGGCGTGGTGGTCATCGCAGAGGAGTCCACGGCCTGGCCCAAGGTGAGCGCGCCGGTGAGCGAGGGCGGCCTCGGCTTCCACTTCAAGTGGAACATGGGCTGGATGCACGACACGCTCACGTACTTCCACAAGGAGCCCATCTACCGGAAGCACCACCACGGCCAGCTCACCTTCGGCCTCCTCTACGCGTTCAGCGAGCAGTTCATGCTGCCGCTGAGCCACGACGAGGTGGTGCACGGCAAGGGCTCGCTGTACGGGAAGATGCCGGGGGACCCCTGGCAGAAGCGCGCGAACCTGCGCTCGCTCTTCGCGTGGATGTGGGCGCACCCGGGCAAGAAGCTGCTCTTCATGGGCGGCGAGTTCGGGCAGCCGGCGGAGTGGAACCACGACCGCAGCCTCGACTGGCACCTCACGGACGACCCTGGCCACCGCGGCATCATGAACCTGGTGCGCGACCTGAACCGCGTGTACCAGGCGATGCCCGCGCTGCACGACGCGGACGGTGAGCCGGTGGGCTTCCAGTGGCTACAGCCGGACGCGGCGGACGTGAACGTGCTCGCCTTCGTCCGCCGCTCGCGTACGCCGGGGCGCCACGTGGTGTGCGTGGCGAACCTGGCTCCCGTTCCGCGAGAGCGCTACCGCGTGGGCTTCCCGCGCGTGGGCACGTACGTGGAGCTGCTCAACTCGGACGCGGAGCTCTACGGCGGAAGCGGCATGGGCAACATGGGCCAGGTGCACACCGAGGCCCGAGCGTGGGACGGGCAGGAGGCGTCGGCAGAGATCACCCTGCCCCCGCTCTCCGTCCTCTACTTCACGCCAGGCTGA
- a CDS encoding sugar phosphotransferase: protein MNLTKVPEYLRQQRWFGGKAWPIKSVSVVDHASVDIPGRAFLIAIVEVLYELGHPERYQLPVEPAGADTDEVKDALEDDDCLRALFQIVRDQRTLPSGSGRIVGEWLAFPDALPPLPDPITVRRLNVEQSNTSVVFAERVILKVLRKLEAGINPEYEVGRFLATKTKFRATPTLIGALQLDGPAGATLSVVHQFVPNAEDGWKYTLDVFKRHGAPPAAFLAEMRDLGTRLGELHSALASDPNDPAFAPEEIHHEDLDRWSASIIGELGVTLADASKQFPELEKKRDALVEVAKGLARTRPGGQKIRVHGDLHLGQTLRSKGEWLIFDFEGEPSRSFAQRREKYSPLKDVAGMLRSFDYAAASVELQGGEPADRVTPARQAFLEGYRKATRGAKFLPERDEDFMTRLAAFELEKLLYEVRYELQNRPDWVRIPVRALLRMEVPK from the coding sequence GTGAACCTGACCAAGGTCCCGGAGTACCTGCGCCAGCAGCGCTGGTTCGGCGGGAAGGCCTGGCCCATCAAGAGCGTCTCGGTGGTGGACCACGCCAGCGTGGACATCCCCGGGCGCGCCTTCCTCATCGCCATCGTGGAGGTGCTCTACGAGCTGGGGCACCCCGAGCGTTACCAGCTGCCGGTGGAGCCCGCGGGCGCGGACACCGACGAGGTGAAGGACGCGCTCGAGGACGACGACTGCCTGCGCGCCCTCTTCCAGATCGTCCGCGACCAGCGCACCCTGCCCTCCGGCTCCGGCCGCATCGTGGGCGAGTGGCTCGCCTTCCCCGACGCCCTGCCCCCGCTGCCGGACCCCATCACCGTGCGCCGGCTCAACGTGGAGCAGAGCAACACCAGCGTGGTGTTCGCCGAGCGCGTCATCCTCAAGGTGCTGCGCAAGCTGGAGGCGGGCATCAACCCCGAGTACGAGGTGGGCCGCTTCCTCGCGACGAAGACGAAGTTCCGCGCGACGCCCACCCTCATCGGCGCGCTGCAGCTGGACGGGCCCGCGGGCGCCACCCTCAGCGTGGTGCACCAGTTCGTCCCCAACGCGGAGGACGGCTGGAAGTACACGCTGGACGTGTTCAAGCGCCACGGCGCGCCCCCTGCCGCCTTCCTCGCGGAGATGCGCGACCTGGGCACGCGCCTGGGTGAGCTGCACTCGGCGCTGGCCTCGGACCCGAACGACCCCGCCTTTGCGCCCGAGGAGATCCACCACGAGGACCTGGACCGCTGGAGCGCCTCCATCATCGGCGAGCTGGGCGTGACGCTGGCGGACGCCTCGAAGCAGTTCCCCGAGCTCGAGAAGAAGCGCGATGCGCTGGTGGAGGTGGCCAAGGGGCTCGCGCGCACGCGGCCCGGCGGCCAGAAGATCCGCGTGCACGGCGACCTGCACCTGGGCCAGACGCTGCGCAGCAAGGGCGAGTGGCTCATCTTCGACTTCGAGGGCGAGCCCAGCCGCTCCTTCGCCCAGCGACGCGAGAAGTACTCACCGCTGAAGGACGTGGCCGGCATGCTGCGCTCCTTCGATTACGCGGCCGCCTCGGTGGAGCTGCAGGGCGGAGAGCCCGCGGACCGCGTGACGCCGGCGCGCCAGGCCTTCCTCGAGGGCTACCGCAAGGCGACCCGCGGGGCGAAGTTCCTGCCCGAGCGGGACGAGGACTTCATGACCCGGCTCGCGGCGTTCGAGCTGGAGAAGCTGCTGTACGAAGTGCGCTACGAGCTGCAGAACCGCCCTGACTGGGTGCGCATCCCCGTGCGCGCCCTGCTGCGAATGGAGGTGCCCAAGTGA
- the treS gene encoding maltose alpha-D-glucosyltransferase: MDLTDPLWFKKSVIYELHIRAFHDSNADGHGDIPGLIEKLPYLEDLGVDCLWLLPHYPSPLRDDGYDIADYYGVHPDYGTIDDFRRLVDAAHKRNIRIITELVVNHTSDQHPWFQEARRDPNSPKRDFYVWSDTDEKYKAARIIFTDTERSNWTWDPVAKQYFWHRFFSHQPDLNYDNPAVQEAMLDVMRFWLEMGVDGFRCDAVPYLFEREGTNCENLPETHAFLKKLRAKIDKEYPGRLLLAEANQWPADVRVYFGDGDEFHMGFHFPVMPRLFMAVRREERTPIVEIMQQTPEIPPNCQWAIFLRNHDELTLEMVTDEDRDYMYREYAMDPRMRINVGIRRRLAPLMDNGRRRIELMHSLLFTLPGTPVLYYGDEIGMGDNIYLGDRNGVRTPMQWTGDRNAGFSRADGARLFAPVIQDPVFGYQALNVEQQERSRSSLLNWVKRMLRVRQRYPVFAYGKLRFINADNLKTLAFVREHEGQSVLVVCNLSRFAQPCVLDLREWEGYTPVELIGDTAFPRIGGGPYQLTLGPYMFLWFRLEKAAPGRGGK, translated from the coding sequence ATGGACCTGACGGATCCACTTTGGTTCAAGAAGTCGGTCATCTACGAGCTGCACATCCGCGCCTTCCACGACTCTAACGCGGACGGCCACGGCGACATCCCCGGCCTCATCGAGAAGCTGCCCTACCTGGAAGACCTGGGGGTGGACTGCCTCTGGCTGCTGCCGCACTACCCTTCCCCCTTGCGCGATGACGGCTACGACATCGCGGACTACTACGGCGTCCACCCGGACTACGGCACCATCGACGACTTCCGGCGGCTCGTGGACGCGGCGCACAAGCGCAACATCCGCATCATCACCGAGCTGGTGGTGAACCACACCAGCGACCAGCACCCCTGGTTCCAGGAGGCGCGCCGCGACCCGAACAGCCCCAAGCGCGACTTCTACGTCTGGAGCGACACCGACGAGAAGTACAAGGCCGCGCGCATCATCTTCACCGACACCGAGCGCTCGAACTGGACCTGGGATCCGGTGGCGAAGCAGTACTTCTGGCACCGCTTCTTCAGCCACCAGCCGGACCTCAACTACGACAACCCGGCCGTCCAGGAGGCCATGCTGGACGTGATGCGCTTCTGGCTGGAGATGGGCGTGGACGGCTTCCGCTGCGACGCCGTCCCCTACCTCTTCGAGCGCGAGGGCACCAACTGCGAGAACCTCCCGGAGACGCACGCCTTCCTCAAGAAGCTGCGCGCGAAGATCGACAAGGAGTACCCGGGCCGCCTGCTGCTTGCCGAGGCGAACCAGTGGCCCGCGGACGTGCGCGTCTACTTCGGTGACGGCGACGAGTTCCACATGGGCTTCCACTTCCCGGTGATGCCCCGCCTCTTCATGGCGGTGCGCCGCGAGGAGCGCACGCCCATCGTGGAAATCATGCAGCAGACGCCCGAGATCCCCCCCAACTGCCAGTGGGCGATCTTCCTGCGCAACCACGACGAGCTGACCCTGGAGATGGTCACCGACGAGGACCGCGACTACATGTACCGCGAGTACGCGATGGACCCGCGCATGCGCATCAACGTGGGCATCCGCCGCCGGCTCGCGCCGCTCATGGACAACGGCCGCAGGCGCATCGAGCTGATGCACAGCCTGCTCTTCACGCTGCCCGGCACCCCCGTCCTCTACTACGGGGACGAGATCGGCATGGGGGACAACATCTACCTGGGCGATCGCAACGGCGTGCGCACCCCCATGCAGTGGACGGGAGACCGCAACGCGGGCTTCAGCCGCGCGGACGGGGCGCGCCTCTTCGCCCCCGTCATCCAGGATCCCGTCTTCGGCTACCAGGCGCTCAACGTGGAGCAGCAGGAGCGCAGCCGCTCCTCGCTGCTCAACTGGGTGAAGCGCATGCTCCGGGTGCGCCAGCGCTACCCGGTGTTCGCGTACGGGAAGCTGCGCTTCATCAACGCGGACAACCTCAAGACGCTCGCCTTCGTGCGCGAGCACGAGGGCCAGTCCGTGTTGGTGGTTTGCAACTTGAGCCGCTTCGCGCAGCCCTGCGTGCTGGATCTGCGCGAGTGGGAGGGCTACACGCCAGTGGAGCTCATCGGAGACACGGCGTTCCCGAGGATTGGAGGCGGTCCCTACCAGCTCACGTTGGGGCCCTACATGTTCCTGTGGTTCCGCCTGGAGAAGGCGGCTCCCGGAAGGGGTGGAAAGTGA
- a CDS encoding alpha-1,4-glucan--maltose-1-phosphate maltosyltransferase — translation MSSRTGSILIENVQPELDAGRYPVKRIAGETARVEADLFKEGHDVLVAVVRWRQASPKGQETAWQEVPMKELGNDRYRAEFPLARNGRYEFTVEAWPDLFRTWVHELKRKVDVGRDVRSEVLEGAALLEGAAARAKASRPADAAQLSDAARALKTGGPTPDNLLLALDASLATIASRHPDRTLAVRYDRVLEIFADRERAQNGAWYEFFPRSAVRDGKTHGTFRDAEGWLPYVKQLGFDIIYLPPIHPIGRTARKGKNNSLSAGPDDVGSPWAIGASEGGHKAVHPKLGTLEDFRRFREKAEGLGMEIALDLAFQCAPDHPYVKEHPEWFLHRPDGTIKTAENPPKRYEDIVNFDWMGPGRETLWAELRSVVLHWVEQGVKVFRVDNPHTKPIQFWAWLIREVQEKHPEVLFLSEAFTRPKVMRALAKVGFTQSYTYFTWRNFKHELEDYLKELTQSASAEYMRGNLWPNTPDILPEMLQRSGPAGFRIRVALAATLSSTYGIYCGYELCEGRGLAPGKEEYLDSEKYQLVAWDLDRPGNIKPFISRLNAIRHEHRALQQYRNLRFHFCDNDRVLFYSKRTEDGSSQLLFAVSLDPHEEQEAIIEIPLELLGISPEETYQVHELMGDTRHLWQGPSAQVRLTPDTPAAVWAVYRFHRRENEFDYFG, via the coding sequence ATGAGCTCGCGAACCGGCAGCATCCTCATCGAGAACGTCCAACCCGAGCTCGACGCAGGGCGCTACCCCGTCAAGCGCATTGCGGGTGAGACCGCGCGCGTGGAGGCGGACCTCTTCAAGGAGGGACACGACGTCCTGGTCGCCGTGGTGCGCTGGCGCCAGGCGAGCCCGAAGGGCCAGGAGACCGCGTGGCAGGAGGTGCCGATGAAGGAGCTCGGCAACGACCGCTACCGGGCCGAGTTCCCGCTCGCGCGCAACGGCCGCTACGAGTTCACGGTGGAGGCTTGGCCGGACCTGTTCCGCACCTGGGTGCACGAGCTCAAGCGCAAGGTGGACGTGGGCCGGGACGTGAGGAGCGAGGTGCTGGAGGGCGCGGCGCTGCTGGAGGGTGCGGCCGCGCGCGCGAAGGCCAGCCGCCCTGCGGACGCCGCGCAGCTCTCGGACGCGGCGCGCGCGCTCAAGACGGGCGGTCCCACGCCGGACAACCTGCTGCTCGCCCTGGACGCCTCGCTCGCCACCATCGCCTCGCGCCACCCCGACCGCACGCTCGCCGTGCGCTACGACCGGGTGCTGGAGATCTTCGCCGACCGCGAGCGCGCCCAGAACGGCGCCTGGTACGAGTTCTTCCCCCGCTCCGCGGTGCGCGACGGCAAGACGCACGGCACCTTCAGGGACGCGGAGGGCTGGCTCCCGTACGTAAAGCAGCTGGGCTTCGACATCATCTACCTGCCCCCCATCCACCCCATCGGCCGCACCGCGCGCAAGGGCAAGAACAACAGCCTCAGCGCGGGGCCGGACGACGTGGGCAGCCCGTGGGCGATCGGCGCGTCGGAGGGTGGCCACAAGGCCGTGCACCCGAAGCTGGGCACGCTCGAGGACTTCCGCCGCTTCCGCGAGAAGGCGGAAGGGCTGGGGATGGAGATCGCCCTGGACCTCGCCTTCCAGTGCGCGCCGGACCACCCCTACGTGAAGGAGCACCCCGAGTGGTTCCTCCACCGGCCGGACGGGACCATCAAGACGGCGGAGAACCCGCCCAAGCGCTACGAGGACATCGTCAACTTCGACTGGATGGGGCCCGGGCGCGAGACCCTCTGGGCGGAGCTGCGCAGTGTCGTCCTGCACTGGGTGGAGCAGGGCGTGAAGGTGTTCCGCGTGGACAACCCGCACACCAAGCCCATCCAGTTCTGGGCCTGGCTCATCCGCGAGGTGCAGGAGAAGCACCCCGAGGTGCTCTTCCTCTCCGAGGCCTTCACCCGCCCCAAGGTGATGCGCGCGCTCGCCAAGGTGGGCTTCACCCAGTCGTACACCTACTTCACCTGGCGCAACTTCAAGCACGAGCTCGAGGACTACCTGAAGGAGCTCACCCAGAGCGCCTCCGCCGAGTACATGCGCGGCAACCTCTGGCCCAACACCCCGGACATCCTGCCCGAGATGCTGCAGCGCTCGGGGCCCGCGGGCTTCCGCATCCGCGTCGCGCTCGCCGCCACGCTCTCCTCCACGTACGGCATCTACTGCGGCTACGAGCTGTGCGAGGGCCGGGGCCTTGCGCCGGGCAAGGAGGAGTACCTGGACTCGGAGAAGTACCAGCTCGTCGCGTGGGACCTGGACCGGCCGGGCAACATCAAGCCCTTCATCTCGCGGCTCAACGCCATCCGCCACGAGCACCGTGCCCTGCAGCAGTACAGGAACCTGCGCTTCCACTTCTGCGACAACGACCGCGTCCTCTTCTACTCGAAGCGCACCGAGGACGGCAGCAGCCAGCTGCTCTTCGCGGTGAGCCTGGATCCGCACGAGGAGCAGGAGGCGATCATCGAGATCCCGCTCGAGCTGCTCGGCATCTCCCCCGAGGAGACGTACCAGGTGCACGAGCTGATGGGCGACACGCGCCACCTCTGGCAGGGCCCCAGCGCCCAGGTGCGCCTCACCCCGGATACGCCCGCGGCCGTGTGGGCCGTGTACCGCTTCCACCGCCGTGAGAACGAGTTCGACTACTTCGGCTAG
- a CDS encoding sigma-70 family RNA polymerase sigma factor encodes MPPSDSSGPRASEPAGDLVLVRRVAQGDATAMRELYARCGARAYGLVLRILPVRADADEVLQETFLEVWRRARQFDPARGGLESWVATIARTRAIDRMRTLASGARLLTGAAAEPPPVSAQPLDPRQSAEQQQDRERVELALRSLPPEQRSVVELAYFEGLSQSEIAERTATPLGTVKTRARLALAKLAELLQARAPGKAD; translated from the coding sequence ATGCCTCCGTCCGACTCCTCCGGTCCCCGAGCGAGCGAGCCTGCCGGCGACCTGGTGCTCGTTCGCCGGGTGGCCCAGGGCGATGCCACGGCCATGCGCGAGCTCTACGCCCGCTGTGGCGCGCGCGCCTACGGGCTCGTCCTGCGCATCCTCCCCGTTCGCGCGGACGCGGACGAAGTCCTGCAGGAGACCTTCCTCGAGGTATGGCGGCGGGCCCGGCAGTTCGACCCCGCGCGCGGGGGCCTGGAGAGCTGGGTGGCCACCATCGCGCGCACCCGCGCCATCGACCGGATGCGCACCCTGGCGAGCGGGGCGCGGCTGCTCACGGGCGCGGCCGCAGAGCCCCCTCCGGTGAGCGCGCAGCCCCTGGACCCACGCCAGTCCGCCGAGCAGCAGCAGGATCGCGAGCGCGTGGAGCTCGCCCTGCGCAGCCTGCCGCCCGAGCAGCGCAGCGTGGTGGAGCTCGCGTACTTCGAGGGGCTGTCCCAGAGCGAGATCGCCGAGCGGACGGCGACGCCCCTGGGGACGGTGAAGACCCGGGCCCGCCTGGCGCTCGCGAAGCTCGCGGAGCTGCTGCAGGCGCGGGCGCCGGGAAAGGCCGACTAG
- a CDS encoding PHP domain-containing protein has product MLIDLHAHSHLSKDCTLDPRAVLERAAVFGLDGVAFTETNTQDGCDELFELGAKSKVKVFVGLELLTDKGQYLCFFPRPEQAPEPVMLWGSNRERPWSAAECLPKMKQLGAVIVAARPYDREQPHAPGDFIKSLDLLSGVEGFNARVRQLSNDLAVEAAAALKLPCTGGSDARASLDEVGRGATFFKNPVNTQAELVAALAKGEFWPVMAGELPRLTRPGEAQQQQASRKGGGGGGHKQRRRRR; this is encoded by the coding sequence ATGCTCATCGATCTGCACGCGCACTCGCACCTGTCCAAGGACTGCACGCTGGATCCGCGCGCCGTCCTGGAGCGGGCGGCCGTCTTCGGCCTGGACGGCGTCGCCTTCACCGAGACCAACACCCAGGACGGCTGTGACGAGCTCTTCGAGCTCGGCGCGAAGTCCAAGGTGAAGGTGTTCGTGGGGCTGGAGTTGCTCACGGACAAGGGCCAGTACCTGTGCTTCTTCCCGCGCCCGGAGCAGGCGCCGGAGCCGGTGATGCTGTGGGGCAGCAACCGCGAGCGGCCGTGGAGCGCGGCGGAGTGCCTGCCCAAGATGAAGCAGCTGGGCGCGGTGATCGTGGCGGCGCGCCCCTACGATCGCGAGCAGCCCCACGCCCCCGGCGACTTCATCAAGAGCCTGGACCTGCTCAGCGGCGTGGAGGGCTTCAATGCCCGGGTGCGCCAGCTCTCCAACGATCTCGCGGTGGAGGCGGCGGCCGCCCTGAAGCTGCCCTGCACGGGCGGCTCGGATGCGCGCGCGAGCCTCGACGAGGTGGGCCGCGGCGCCACCTTCTTCAAGAACCCCGTGAACACCCAGGCCGAGCTGGTGGCGGCGCTCGCCAAGGGCGAGTTCTGGCCGGTGATGGCCGGCGAGCTCCCGCGCCTCACGCGCCCCGGCGAGGCCCAGCAGCAGCAGGCCTCGCGCAAGGGCGGCGGGGGTGGGGGCCACAAGCAGCGCCGCCGCCGCCGGTAG
- a CDS encoding FmdB family zinc ribbon protein, which translates to MPIYEYACPSCGKIHDVLQKVSDPAPTSCSACGAQGALTRMVSRTSFVLKGGGWYSDLYSSTKKDGSSSASSSSSSSSSSSSGSDSSSSSAAAGDKK; encoded by the coding sequence ATGCCCATCTACGAATACGCCTGTCCGAGCTGCGGCAAGATCCACGACGTGCTCCAGAAGGTGAGCGATCCCGCTCCCACCTCCTGCTCCGCCTGCGGTGCCCAGGGTGCGCTCACCCGCATGGTGAGCCGCACCAGCTTCGTGCTCAAGGGCGGCGGCTGGTACTCGGACCTCTACAGCTCCACGAAGAAGGACGGCTCCAGCAGCGCGTCTTCGTCCTCCTCTTCGTCCTCTTCTTCGTCCTCCGGCAGCGACTCGAGCAGCAGCTCCGCCGCCGCGGGCGACAAGAAGTAG